The following are from one region of the Paracoccus sp. S3-43 genome:
- a CDS encoding TatD family hydrolase: MSHPASLSAPTPIVDSHCHLDFPDFDGEHDALIDRARAAGVTRMVTICTRLRQEPQVRALAERYEGVFYAAGTHPMSVAEEPMATVDQLVALADHPKFVGIGETGLDYHYTADSAARQAESLAVHIEAARRTRLPLIIHSRDADADMARILTGEYRAGAFTCVMHCFTSGAALAETALDLGFYLSISGIAAFPRSDDLRAIFAAAPRDRILVETDSPYLAPPPHRGRRNEPAYVAKTAAILAEALGMDYAALAAQTTANFDRLFWKAAA; encoded by the coding sequence ATGTCCCACCCGGCCTCTCTGTCGGCACCCACGCCGATCGTCGACAGTCACTGCCATCTGGATTTCCCCGATTTCGACGGCGAACACGACGCCCTGATCGACCGCGCCCGCGCGGCGGGCGTCACCCGCATGGTGACGATCTGCACTCGCCTGCGCCAGGAACCCCAGGTCCGCGCCCTGGCCGAACGGTATGAGGGGGTCTTCTACGCCGCCGGAACCCACCCGATGAGCGTGGCCGAGGAACCGATGGCCACCGTGGACCAGCTTGTCGCCCTGGCCGATCACCCGAAATTCGTGGGCATCGGCGAAACCGGCCTCGATTACCACTACACCGCCGACAGCGCCGCCCGTCAGGCCGAAAGCCTGGCGGTCCATATCGAGGCCGCGCGCCGCACCCGCCTGCCGCTGATCATCCATTCCCGCGACGCCGACGCGGACATGGCCCGGATCCTGACCGGCGAATACCGCGCGGGCGCCTTCACCTGCGTGATGCACTGCTTCACATCCGGCGCGGCGCTGGCGGAGACGGCCTTGGATCTGGGCTTCTACCTGTCGATCTCGGGCATCGCGGCCTTTCCGCGTTCGGACGACCTGCGGGCGATCTTCGCCGCCGCCCCGCGCGACCGCATCCTGGTCGAGACCGACAGCCCCTATCTCGCCCCGCCCCCGCATCGCGGCAGGCGCAACGAACCGGCCTATGTCGCGAAAACGGCGGCCATCTTGGCCGAAGCCTTGGGCATGGACTATGCCGCCCTGGCCGCGCAGACCACGGCCAATTTCGACCGGCTGTTCTGGAAGGCCGCCGCATGA
- a CDS encoding ABC transporter permease has protein sequence MAVPTYASPLERIWHYAYLVICGLIFFFLIAPIVVIIPLSFNVEPYFTFTDRMLSFDPEGYSMRWYRSLLTFGMQNPNATGWAFWSDAWANANWIKAAKNSIIIGVFSTLLATVLGTLAALGLSRPEMPFRRLIMAILISPMIVPLIITATGMFFFYSNPCEMLGVVGLPTNCGRLAGTYLGVILAHATLGIPFVIITVTATLVGFDQSLNRAAASLGAGPRTTFFRVTMPLILPGVISGALFAFVTSFDEVVAVLFIAGPDQQTIPRQMWNGIREQISPAILAVATLLVIFSIALLTTVELLRRRSERIRGVTPR, from the coding sequence ATGGCTGTTCCAACCTATGCAAGCCCGCTGGAGCGCATCTGGCATTATGCCTATCTGGTGATCTGCGGGCTGATCTTCTTCTTCCTGATCGCGCCCATCGTGGTGATCATCCCGCTGTCCTTCAACGTCGAGCCCTATTTCACCTTCACCGACCGGATGCTGTCCTTCGACCCCGAGGGCTACAGCATGAGGTGGTATCGCAGCCTGCTGACCTTCGGGATGCAGAACCCGAATGCGACCGGCTGGGCCTTCTGGTCGGATGCCTGGGCCAATGCCAACTGGATCAAGGCGGCCAAGAACTCGATCATCATCGGGGTGTTCTCGACCCTGCTGGCGACGGTGCTGGGGACGCTGGCGGCGCTTGGCCTGTCGCGTCCCGAGATGCCGTTCCGCCGGCTGATCATGGCGATCCTGATCTCTCCCATGATCGTGCCGCTGATCATCACCGCGACGGGGATGTTCTTCTTCTATTCGAACCCATGCGAGATGCTGGGCGTCGTCGGCCTGCCCACCAATTGCGGGCGGCTGGCGGGCACCTATCTGGGGGTGATCCTGGCCCATGCGACGCTGGGGATCCCCTTCGTCATCATCACCGTGACGGCGACGCTGGTCGGGTTCGACCAGTCGCTGAACCGGGCTGCGGCCTCGCTGGGGGCGGGTCCGCGCACGACCTTCTTCCGCGTGACCATGCCGCTGATCCTGCCGGGCGTGATCTCGGGCGCGCTGTTCGCCTTTGTGACGTCCTTCGACGAGGTGGTGGCGGTGCTGTTCATCGCCGGGCCGGACCAGCAGACCATTCCCCGGCAGATGTGGAACGGCATCCGAGAGCAGATTTCGCCCGCGATCCTTGCCGTGGCGACGCTGCTGGTGATCTTTTCCATCGCGCTCTTGACCACCGTGGAGTTGTTGCGGCGTCGGTCCGAACGGATCCGGGGCGTCACGCCGCGGTAA
- a CDS encoding ABC transporter substrate-binding protein, with amino-acid sequence MTRRLIAGAALALLAAGAAAAQDGQIAITTYGGAFGEALNESLVKPFTQETGIGATMIDNDDPPAKLKAEVEAGNVTSAIYDVEQSDVIALCDEGLIEPIDPTILQAGADGSAAADDYLPQALHDCATAIMVWSTVIAYDTEAFPDATPATVADFFDLEKFPGKRGIIKRPKYALEFALLGDGVAPDQVYEVLSTPEGVDRAFAKLDTIKDQVVWWEAGAQAPQLLADKEVAMTLAYNGRIFDAIVGESKPFAFVWDGANLDMDYWVVPRGAPDMEAAMEFIAYASNPQRQADLSKYIAYGPPRKSAAASVGTYKDGATDMKPYLPTTPENAEKALVNDAGFWADHGSELTERFNSWLAGS; translated from the coding sequence ATGACGAGACGGCTGATTGCGGGTGCGGCTCTGGCGCTGCTTGCGGCGGGGGCGGCCGCGGCCCAGGACGGGCAGATTGCCATCACGACCTATGGCGGCGCCTTTGGCGAGGCGCTGAACGAATCGCTGGTGAAGCCCTTCACGCAAGAGACCGGCATCGGCGCGACGATGATCGACAACGACGATCCTCCGGCCAAGCTGAAGGCCGAGGTCGAGGCGGGCAATGTCACGAGCGCGATCTATGACGTGGAACAGTCCGACGTGATCGCGCTGTGCGACGAGGGGCTGATCGAGCCGATCGACCCGACGATCCTTCAGGCAGGGGCGGACGGATCGGCGGCTGCCGACGATTACCTGCCGCAGGCGCTGCACGACTGCGCGACCGCGATCATGGTCTGGTCCACGGTGATCGCCTATGACACCGAAGCCTTCCCCGATGCGACCCCTGCCACGGTCGCGGATTTCTTCGACCTGGAAAAATTTCCGGGCAAGCGCGGCATCATCAAGCGGCCCAAATACGCGCTGGAATTCGCGTTGCTGGGCGACGGGGTGGCCCCCGACCAGGTCTATGAGGTTCTGTCGACGCCGGAGGGCGTGGACCGCGCCTTCGCCAAGCTGGACACGATCAAGGACCAGGTGGTCTGGTGGGAGGCCGGCGCCCAGGCTCCCCAGCTTCTGGCAGACAAGGAGGTGGCGATGACGCTGGCCTATAACGGTCGGATCTTCGACGCCATCGTCGGCGAGAGCAAGCCCTTCGCCTTTGTCTGGGACGGCGCCAACCTGGACATGGATTACTGGGTCGTGCCGCGCGGCGCCCCGGACATGGAGGCGGCGATGGAATTCATCGCCTATGCCTCGAACCCGCAGCGCCAGGCCGACCTGTCGAAATACATCGCCTATGGCCCGCCCCGGAAATCAGCCGCCGCCAGCGTCGGCACCTACAAGGACGGCGCCACCGATATGAAGCCCTATCTGCCGACGACGCCGGAAAATGCCGAAAAAGCCCTGGTGAACGATGCCGGTTTCTGGGCCGACCACGGCAGCGAACTGACCGAGCGTTTCAACAGCTGGCTGGCCGGTTCGTGA
- a CDS encoding ABC transporter permease — MANALDPHAAIATTASGLTGGALRTADGRPLVRALARSQKRARRRAFLLVLPLLAFVLITFVVPIGQMLQRSFYNDGFSANMPQLSQWFADHPRGTEPDEAAWAALAADLTASAEARTIGVVGTRINYDVPGTRSLFTSTGRQVRRGLEPPYRAALLDINDDWAEPRLWSAMREASRPVTGNFYLAALDRSRADDGSIQQVEPRQRVYVMLFMRTFWLSLLITAITFVLGFPIAHLLATLPMRRSNLLMILVLLPFWTSLLVRTTSWMVLLQQQGVINDILVWLGVIGGTGRLQMIYNQTGTIIAMTHILLPFMILPLYSVMRTINPSYVRAARSLGATSWTAFRRVYFPQTLPGLGAGALLVFILAVGYYITPALVGGSSGQLISNMIAMHMTDTLNWSMAAALAALLLAAVLLLYWVYDRMVGIDNLKLG; from the coding sequence ATGGCGAACGCTCTTGATCCGCACGCAGCCATTGCGACAACGGCCAGTGGCCTGACCGGCGGGGCGCTGCGGACCGCCGATGGCAGGCCGCTGGTGCGCGCGCTGGCGCGGTCGCAGAAACGCGCCCGCCGCCGCGCCTTTCTGCTGGTGCTGCCGCTGCTGGCCTTTGTCCTGATCACCTTCGTGGTGCCGATCGGGCAGATGCTGCAACGGTCGTTCTATAACGATGGCTTTTCGGCCAACATGCCGCAACTGTCGCAATGGTTCGCCGACCATCCGCGCGGCACCGAACCCGACGAGGCCGCCTGGGCCGCCTTGGCCGCCGACCTGACCGCCAGCGCCGAGGCGCGCACCATCGGCGTCGTCGGCACGCGCATCAACTATGACGTGCCGGGCACGCGGTCGCTGTTCACCTCGACCGGGCGGCAGGTCAGGCGCGGGCTGGAGCCGCCCTATCGGGCGGCCTTGCTGGACATCAACGACGACTGGGCCGAGCCGCGCCTGTGGTCGGCGATGCGCGAGGCATCCCGCCCGGTGACCGGCAACTTCTACCTGGCCGCCCTGGACCGCAGCCGGGCCGACGACGGCAGCATCCAGCAGGTCGAGCCGCGCCAGCGGGTCTATGTGATGCTGTTCATGCGCACCTTCTGGCTGTCGCTGCTGATCACCGCGATCACCTTCGTGCTGGGCTTTCCCATCGCGCATCTGCTGGCGACGCTGCCGATGCGCAGATCGAACCTGCTGATGATCCTGGTGCTGCTGCCCTTCTGGACCTCGCTTCTGGTCAGGACGACAAGCTGGATGGTGCTGCTGCAACAGCAGGGGGTCATCAACGATATCCTGGTCTGGCTGGGCGTGATCGGCGGGACCGGGCGGTTGCAGATGATCTATAACCAGACCGGCACGATCATCGCTATGACGCATATCCTGCTGCCCTTCATGATCCTGCCCTTGTATTCCGTGATGCGCACGATCAACCCGTCCTATGTCCGCGCCGCGCGCAGCCTTGGCGCGACAAGCTGGACCGCGTTCCGCCGGGTCTATTTCCCGCAGACCCTGCCGGGGCTGGGGGCAGGGGCGCTGCTGGTGTTCATCCTGGCCGTGGGCTATTACATCACGCCCGCGCTGGTCGGCGGATCCTCGGGGCAGCTGATCTCCAACATGATCGCCATGCACATGACCGATACGCTGAACTGGTCGATGGCGGCGGCGCTTGCCGCGCTGCTGCTGGCGGCGGTCTTGCTGCTCTATTGGGTGTATGACCGGATGGTCGGCATCGACAACCTGAAGCTGGGGTGA
- a CDS encoding ABC transporter substrate-binding protein, whose protein sequence is MKKTLALTTALGLIASPVLADVNLLSWGGAYGNSHLEAYVKPFEAETGIKVRMADADNPATPIKAMVEAGNVTTDVASVEYADAVRLCDEGLLEEIDPAILVAAADGTPPGMDFIGGAVTDCFVATDVYSMVLAYDDSKFPDAKPATPADFFDLEKFPGKRTMRKGAKFNLELALMAEGVPAAEVYDILGTPEGVDRAFAKLDTIKNDVIWWEAGAQPPQLLADGEVTMAYAFNGRIFNAAQGEGKPFKIIWDGQIYEMEGWVVPKGAANLEDAMKFVAWTTSPAPQARAAEFISYGPPRKSAAALVGNIEGSDVPMGPNLPTTEANMTNALGSDLDFWVDHDAELNERFNSWLAG, encoded by the coding sequence ATGAAAAAGACGCTTGCCCTGACCACCGCGCTTGGCCTGATCGCCTCGCCCGTGCTGGCCGATGTGAACCTGCTGTCCTGGGGCGGGGCCTATGGCAACAGCCATCTGGAAGCCTATGTCAAGCCCTTCGAGGCCGAGACCGGGATCAAGGTCAGGATGGCCGATGCCGACAACCCCGCGACGCCGATCAAGGCCATGGTCGAGGCGGGCAACGTGACCACCGACGTGGCATCGGTGGAATATGCCGACGCGGTGCGGCTGTGCGACGAAGGGCTGCTGGAGGAAATCGACCCCGCGATTCTGGTGGCCGCCGCCGATGGCACGCCGCCGGGCATGGACTTCATCGGCGGCGCCGTCACCGACTGCTTCGTGGCGACCGACGTTTATTCGATGGTCCTGGCCTATGACGACAGCAAGTTCCCGGACGCCAAGCCCGCGACGCCCGCCGATTTCTTCGACTTGGAAAAATTCCCCGGCAAGCGCACCATGCGCAAGGGCGCCAAGTTCAACCTGGAACTGGCGCTGATGGCGGAGGGCGTTCCGGCGGCCGAGGTCTATGATATCCTGGGCACGCCCGAAGGCGTGGACCGGGCCTTCGCCAAGCTGGACACCATCAAGAACGACGTGATCTGGTGGGAAGCGGGCGCCCAGCCGCCGCAGCTTCTGGCCGATGGCGAGGTGACGATGGCCTATGCCTTCAACGGCCGGATCTTCAACGCCGCCCAAGGCGAGGGCAAGCCTTTCAAGATCATCTGGGACGGCCAGATCTATGAGATGGAAGGCTGGGTCGTGCCGAAGGGCGCCGCCAACCTGGAGGATGCGATGAAGTTCGTGGCCTGGACGACCTCTCCGGCGCCGCAGGCGCGCGCGGCCGAGTTCATCAGCTATGGTCCGCCGCGCAAATCCGCCGCCGCCCTGGTCGGCAATATCGAAGGCAGCGACGTGCCGATGGGGCCGAACCTGCCCACGACCGAGGCGAACATGACCAACGCGCTCGGCTCTGACCTGGACTTCTGGGTCGACCACGACGCCGAGCTGAACGAGCGTTTCAACAGCTGGCTGGCCGGCTGA
- a CDS encoding AEC family transporter, with protein MSALFNIIVPVFLIVGFGYLVAWRGIFRESAVDGLMVFAQNFAAPTLLFASMSRLDLGTEFRLGLMLPFYIGALTSFFLGWAGARFLFNRPAVDCVAIGFTCLFSNSLLLGIPIMERAYGPESLSGNWAIIAIHSPLLYTFGITFMEFTRAHGSGLSVGRVALRAMIGVLRTPLVIGILTGLTMNVLQQAGLVMPEGFWAAVDMIAGAALPAALFGLGGILYRYRPEGDTGAIAMCCACSLLIHPGIAYGLGRITGLDDAGLRSAVMTAAMAPGVNAYLFANLYGAAKRVAATTVLVGTAVSVLSIWIWLAILP; from the coding sequence ATGAGCGCGCTGTTCAACATCATCGTCCCGGTCTTCCTGATCGTCGGATTCGGCTATCTGGTGGCCTGGCGCGGCATCTTCCGCGAAAGCGCCGTGGACGGGCTGATGGTCTTTGCCCAGAACTTCGCCGCGCCGACGCTGCTGTTCGCCTCGATGTCGCGGCTGGATCTGGGCACGGAATTCCGCCTGGGCCTGATGCTGCCCTTCTATATCGGCGCACTCACCAGCTTCTTCCTCGGCTGGGCGGGCGCGCGCTTCCTGTTCAACCGCCCGGCCGTGGATTGCGTGGCGATCGGCTTCACCTGCCTGTTCTCGAACAGCCTGCTGCTGGGCATCCCGATCATGGAACGCGCCTATGGCCCGGAATCGCTCTCGGGCAACTGGGCGATCATCGCGATCCATTCGCCGCTGCTCTACACCTTCGGCATCACCTTCATGGAGTTCACCCGCGCCCATGGCAGCGGGCTGTCGGTGGGCCGCGTCGCGCTGCGCGCGATGATCGGCGTGCTGCGGACGCCGCTGGTGATCGGCATCCTGACCGGGCTGACCATGAACGTGCTGCAACAGGCGGGGCTTGTCATGCCCGAGGGCTTCTGGGCCGCCGTGGACATGATCGCCGGCGCCGCCCTGCCCGCCGCGCTGTTCGGGCTGGGCGGGATCCTCTATCGCTATCGCCCCGAAGGCGACACGGGGGCCATCGCCATGTGCTGCGCCTGTTCGCTGCTGATCCATCCGGGCATCGCCTATGGCCTGGGCCGGATCACCGGGCTGGACGACGCGGGCCTGCGCTCGGCGGTGATGACGGCGGCGATGGCGCCGGGCGTGAACGCCTATCTGTTCGCCAACCTCTATGGCGCGGCCAAGCGGGTCGCAGCCACGACCGTTCTTGTCGGCACCGCCGTCTCGGTCCTGTCGATCTGGATATGGCTGGCGATCCTGCCTTAG
- a CDS encoding MBL fold metallo-hydrolase, translating into MIRATILGCGSSGGVPRLGNRWGDCDPSEPRNRRRRCSLLVERPGPEGTTQVLIDTGPDLVPQLLDANVATLDAVVYTHAHADHIHGIDDLRQVAYNAGRRVSAWADMPTSEALLERFGYIFETPPGSYYPPICDLHLIDGPIAVDGPGGPVTLIPFRVQHGEITALGLRIGGLVYLPDVSDIPPAAWPLIKGAEIFICDALRPQPHPSHAHLALALDWIARSGAPRAVLTNMHIDMDYATVGASTPDHVAPAFDGMAIEASADSPDHPAAL; encoded by the coding sequence ATGATCCGCGCCACGATCCTGGGCTGCGGCTCGTCCGGGGGGGTGCCGCGCCTCGGCAACCGCTGGGGGGATTGCGACCCGTCCGAACCCAGGAACCGCCGCCGCCGCTGTTCGCTGCTGGTGGAACGCCCCGGACCCGAGGGCACCACCCAGGTGCTGATCGACACCGGCCCCGACCTGGTGCCGCAACTGCTGGACGCCAATGTCGCGACGCTGGACGCGGTGGTCTATACCCATGCCCATGCCGACCATATCCACGGCATCGACGACCTGCGGCAGGTGGCCTATAACGCCGGGCGGCGCGTGTCGGCCTGGGCCGACATGCCCACGTCCGAGGCCCTGCTGGAACGCTTCGGCTATATCTTCGAAACCCCGCCCGGCAGCTATTACCCGCCGATCTGCGACCTGCACCTGATCGACGGCCCCATCGCCGTGGACGGCCCCGGCGGCCCGGTCACGCTGATCCCCTTCCGCGTCCAGCACGGAGAGATCACCGCCCTGGGCCTGCGCATCGGCGGCCTGGTCTATCTGCCCGACGTGTCCGACATCCCCCCCGCCGCCTGGCCGCTGATCAAGGGGGCCGAGATCTTCATCTGCGACGCCCTGCGCCCGCAGCCTCATCCCAGCCATGCCCATCTGGCCCTGGCGCTGGACTGGATCGCCCGATCCGGCGCGCCGCGCGCGGTGCTGACCAACATGCATATCGACATGGATTATGCCACGGTCGGGGCCAGCACGCCCGACCATGTCGCCCCCGCCTTCGACGGCATGGCGATCGAGGCCAGCGCCGACAGCCCCGACCACCCCGCCGCGCTATGA